Below is a window of Impatiens glandulifera chromosome 2, dImpGla2.1, whole genome shotgun sequence DNA.
aaatttttaaaatcaaatttgggtactTTTGATTTGGATTGATTGATTCAAATTAGTTTCGATAAAAAGCTTGTAAATGATCATACAATCGTTTTCCAAATCAAGAAATTGAACAAACAAGCAATATAGAAAACTGGTcgaactgaaatataaaaatttcaatttgaattcataagTTGAATTACAACATGATTGGAAACTTATAGTGAGTTGGAGAGCACTCCTGAACTCTTTTAGCAGCTTTGTGATTACATAGAATCGAGTATTAAAACCTTATacaaaatttcgaaattttcAAGAAGAGCTTGAAAATTTTAACGGCGGATTTCGTATGGAATGGTTTGAAAGCTTGGGATTTTGATCCTTGTATTCAGTTTGCCTAAGGGGTATTTATAGTCTCCTCAGGTCGGTTCATCGATCAAGTTGATCGAATTTCAGACAAAACATCATTAATTGCTTTTTTTTTGCTCTTCATCCAACTTGATCTTCTAGGTTATAATTGTTCCTATTATCGTAGGTAACATAATCACTAggttagggtgatcatttcagcatTTGAATCAATGAATTTAGTTGAATAATGACCGAGTTcaacttttgaaaaatcaaaagttttggCCGATCATCATTGTAGTtcgtcgcgaggaagaagacaacaAGAGGACGAAACATCGTCGTTTTGGGCAGAAATGAGAATGACTGGGCGTTCCGTCAGCGCTTTGTTGTGTCTGGGCGTTCTGTCAACGTTTAGACTAACGGCGTTGAGGCGCATGTTAGTTGATCCGCTGCTTTGTGAACACGCGTCTCTTCGATTGCAACAGGCGATGCGTCTAGCTATTGGGCGTTAGATGATATTCTAGCGTATGGCTTTACAAAAAAACCGGAAAACCGATAACTGAACTAGACCGATAGCTTACCAGTTTCATTTTGCCGgtttattagttaattagttCTAACGGTTCCGGTTAACTGGTTTTTTTACCTATTAAACGattcggttttcggttgaactatttttctaacggtttaaccgataaactggtaataatttaatcacatatatatttatattagttattttgtaattattagatatattataaatattatttaataatctatatatttgttattattaaaattataattataatttgtataaaattgttttaatttatttttaatttatatgactattagtttaaaaatggagacttttaaaaatattacattgttataataacataatatattatataatatttctaaatatatctataaaatattattataatatattatattataacaataatataatatattataacatagataaaaaaaaattggagaatagtAAAACAGGCGCAAACaaggattttgaaaatatatttaataagtttaatacttaatttaagaaattgacTTATCGGTTCACGGTTAAACCGGTTAATCGACCGAAACTAGTAAAACCAAAATCGGATAAACCTATACCAATATTGGTTGGTTAACCggattgtaaaataaaagataaaactgaACTTAACCAGAACCGTTTAACCGACCGGTTGAACACTTTTATTCTAGCGCTCATATGATATTTTGATGGTTGTAGAGTTTACTGCACTGGATTTTCTCAATTTCGACTATAACAGATCACAATCATTTTCAGCTTTAGGGCTTTGTAATCCCCGAAAAAACCCTCATTTCGGTTTCCGCGAAAATCTCGAGGTTCAAGAATTTCAACCTCGATTTACATGTTAGAaatcttctttttaaaataaaacattattttaaaagattttttaagtGATTCCTGAccacttttgaaattaattaaaactaattaattttgggttcaattttaaacaaTCTAGGGATTTACCGTAcgaattacaatttgatttttagaatatccgttgtttaaattatttagaaataattaatttaaaagattatttatttgaaactgaatcgctaattgattttttaaaatcaataaaaatggcatacgtatacaaactTATTGACCAtagtttcttttagtttgtagtttagtaatactcgggaaagagctttcgagcttcatcctccgtacccgttttaaaacggtctctacttataaatttggattttgaaaatcagttgtataacgttttagtTTTATCGATTATTCTCCCAATTCTAAGCATGCATAAGGTTTGTGCGGTATTTAAATAGctataaaacaattatttaaatgctgaCACTTATTGCTGATGATAACTTAGTGAGGAAAGTACCTGAAGAATATATGTCATTTAAAAGTATTAGGACTTAAACATAAATCTTAAACAGGCCTTTATCAAAATAGTTTTGTggatatcccaaaaatattttgaaatcattttctaacttttcgggatttttaaaaaatagtttgaggtttcaaatttacaaaattaattttggaattttgaaaattgaacCAAACAGGCCTATAACCAGTGTCTTAAGTCATGGGTTTGTTTTATCGGTCAAGGTCCaagatcctcggtcggacccaTCAGTCCGGGTTAAGAAGCCTCGGTGAAAGTGTTAAGAACTCTCAATCCTTGGCTAGGATTATCGGTCGGGATGTAAAACTACTTATCTTGGGTTATCCCTAGGCTAACTTTATCCGTTCTAGGTTTGAGAATTCTCACCCGTGGTCGATATTCCTCGATCCTAGGTTTCAGAGTTCTCAGTCATAGGTCCAACCTCTtggtcggatgtaaaaatcatcggccagacctctcggtcctagatgaagaacatcggtcagacCTTTCGGTTCTCAATGAAGAACATTGTTCGGACATGTCGGTCATATGTTAAGTTCTTGAtcgaacctctcggtcctcgGTCGAACCTattggtcctcaagaacaccaacatttcaggttttgcaattttgatggatTCTTGGATTCTTCGATCCAAGGGCCTAGGTAGCTTTacaaagctcccaagaacatttataacatcaccccaatgtatcaatcgacctgggtgatgatcaatttgttcaaaatagtttgtagcaaaaaatcgagtttttggttttaaagttgttttggaGTGTAAGAAGCTagccaatagcttccttatactccATATACTTGATtaataccaaaacaagaacaatgggtgttcgtttggaccaattcaacaactcaaaaatttcaattatttcgaattttttttatttaaatcaatcatGATTCAAACAGttgcccaacatcattagaaatatATTGGGATGATTTATGGACACTTGTTCTTGAGGAATAACCCAAGAATAGCAAACCcgtttttgaatttttcaaatttaaatttagattttttgtttaaggttgattgattgattttagCATAAAGAAAAAGTTTGTAAATGATTTTAGGATCAATTTCCAATCATAAAATTCAGCAATCACacaatatacaaacttatgaaaactgaattattaaatttcaaattcaaattggaagtatgaattaaaagaTGATTGGAAACATATCAAAGATttgagaacactccttagaccttagggaaACTTTTAGGATGCGTGGATCCAAGCTTTAGAGACTTATGCAAAGATTTCGAAAAATccaaaagcttgaagctttaatgacGAATTTCGAATTTCTTTTGATTTAAAGTTGAGAGTGAATCTCTTGGCTTCAGATTTGTTGAAGGAggttatttatagcctcccgaaGTCGATTGGATGActcaagtggatcgaattagTCAAAAACCATTAATGGCGTTTTGGATGTTCTTCATTCCACTTGCTGGAATAGGCAGTAATTATGTCTATGGTgataggagaaatgatcaccatggtagggtgatcattccaCCTTTCGAATCAGTCGAAATGTTTGACTATCAGTTGTATTCCACTTTTGGGAAATCAAATAATGGGACTTCATCCTTATCTTCTCCAGCGATCGCTACGAATAAGACAGTGGAGGACAAAATGACACCGTTTGAGCATTTTTTGGCGGGCGCAGAGCGTTCCGTCAGCGTTCTGTGAAGACGCGGGAGTTCTGTTGCATTTTTATTGACGGAGTTAATGTCCGCGTTAGCTAATCGGGTGCGGCGCGGGCGCGCGTTCTTTCGTTGCAGCGGGTTACGCGGACAGCCTAGGAGCATTGGATGACAATCTAGCGCTCATCCATCGGTTGTGTTTTCGGCTGTAGTTTCCTCTCCGAGTtttggctacacccgattattgattttatttttattttaaaaccttaaatattttttaaattaatttttttcacctttcttgctttaattttgattttttaaatacataaaatattaaaataaatatgataaatatttttctattttttatgtttattttagggttaaataaataattttatggaTGAAATGAGTAACTCATTTCAtcataaattattcattttaattacttgattttttctaaaattattttatgataaaatgagtatttatctaaaataattttattttttattttagccatttttcttaattaattaaattttaattatcacaataattaatctaattaattgttttaattagatttttgactttgaggttaattattttaatttttgttattcggaaataaattaaaataattattttaattttataaattgggtatataaatttttagtgcCTAcaatgtttgaaattgattttttttttcatccctTTGTgcctacaaaatatataaaatattttaaatagtcataatatttaattttcctatttattatttattatttttattttggagttttatgaataattaatttggaataaAATAGATACAACATTTAGCCTagattaattaacttaattttttttatccttgaaattaatttgaaataaaatgaatacaaaatttatctcaaattatttatttatttatttttcttttattttaataaattgaaatttaattattataataattatttcaattaattatttaatcatattttagctttaatttatattgaatttatttatttaaaataattattttaaaatttatatactgAGTAGTAGgcaaatattttagtatttataatatgagattataatatttaaatttattatatatataattaaataaaagatattacatatgtttgtaattttaattttaattttttttctttttctctttttgttctttaattgtttgattaagttatttaatactaataacttaaattcaaattttgatttttatattaaaatatactatattaaaaaattaatataatttgatttttttattataattaataacattattgtaattatatatatatatatatatatatatataaattaatatatatatgttatcttataaataaagataacttATCAAGATTATtctgtatttaataatttttaagaaaaaacacaTTTTTCCTATTTACACACATATAACTTACTGTATCTCATTTTAGTCTTATGTCAGCATATTTTCTcctttaaaaatgaattattaaaacttTCTCTCAATTCAAACATCCTTTAATATATTTACCATAACTGATTGTCATTTTATTGTTATATCATCATACATGACGAATGCCATTTTAGTCTTATAACGCGTctcaattcaaattaattatccCATATATATACCACAACCTTTGACACAACCATTAACCGTTAAATTATTTGTGAGGGTTGAATTCAACTTATACAtatagataattatatataattatatatatatatatatatataattatctatagtttatgttttaaaattataataaataagttttttttaaatattatatagattataaattaatttatataaatataattattatgtatatataattatatagattataaaataattcatacaaatataattatttattaaaaaaataaaaatagtaataaccaatttaataaatataaaaattcactCCTCTAGTCTAACAAGTCTAAcagtcaaattaattaatttgttgtcccatttttttaaattattttgaatttaaaatatatattgataggcatattttataactaattttatatatatatataatgattaaatacTGCAATTTGGACGGTAACCTAATGTAGCCaaattgtaataaaaaagaTTCACAAATGTATGGTTTTGATTAGAGTGGGTGATATGGCATTGTTTGAATTCTGGAGCTTTGTTCAAGCCAAGCTGTTTACAACTGCAGTTTTCATGGAATTAAGGAACTATGAACCTTCCTTCTTCTCCTTTAACTGATTCTTTTcttctatatattaattaaatactatCATCATTATCCATATAACACACCAACATCCATCATCAatggcttcttcttcttcttcttcactaatCACGATCTTCCTACTGAGCTCCGCTCTTGCTGCCTGCGCAGCAAATTTCTACCAAAACGTAGACATAACATGGGGCGACGGCAGAGCCAAGATACTCAACAATGGAGACCTTCTCACTCTCTCCCTAGATAAGTCCTCTGGCTCTGGTTTTCAGTCCAGGAATCAATACCTCTTCGGAAAAATGGATATGCAGATCAAACTCGTCCCCGGGAACTCCGCTGGAACTGTCACATCCTACTACGTAAGTTAAGATATagacaacaaacaaacaatttaTATCTGATTTCTGAACTATTAATCTTACAATTGGGTGCATGCAGTTGAAGTCGCTGGGATCGAGTTGGGACGAAATAGATTTCGAATTCTTGGGGAATTTGAGCGGCGACCCTTACATTCTTCACACCAATGTATTTAGTGAAGGAAAAGGAAACAGAGAGCAACAATTCTACCTCTGGTTCGATCCCACTGACAATTTCCACACTTATTCAATCCTCTGGAACCCACAACGCATTATGTATGTACATAATTCATTCATCACACTTTCTTTGTTTCTATAATGATGACtcataacataaattttaataacaGATTCTCAGTGGACGGGATACCCATCAGGGAATTTAAGAACGCAGAGTCAATCGGCGTGCCTTACTTAAAGAACCAGCCTATGAGGATCTATTCAAGCCTGTGGAACGGCGATCAATGGGCAACCAAAGGTGGCCTTGTGAAGATAGATTGGACCAAGGCCCCATTCACGGCCTTCTACCGGAATTTCAACGATGCCACCGCCTGTTTCTGGTCAGGTGGTAACGCCGGAAAGTCGTCTTGCACCGGCTCGAGTGACCATGCATGGATGAATGAGCAGCTGAACACGACGAGCCAAGAGAAGATGAGATGGGTGCGCAAGAACTACATGGTGTATAATTACTGCAATGACATCAAGAGGTTCCCTCTAGGGTTTCCGGCTGAGTGTTCTTTATTGAAGACATAAAGAGCGTTTATGTGTGGGAAAAATGTTAACATAATGTACAA
It encodes the following:
- the LOC124923826 gene encoding probable xyloglucan endotransglucosylase/hydrolase protein 23 produces the protein MASSSSSSLITIFLLSSALAACAANFYQNVDITWGDGRAKILNNGDLLTLSLDKSSGSGFQSRNQYLFGKMDMQIKLVPGNSAGTVTSYYLKSLGSSWDEIDFEFLGNLSGDPYILHTNVFSEGKGNREQQFYLWFDPTDNFHTYSILWNPQRIIFSVDGIPIREFKNAESIGVPYLKNQPMRIYSSLWNGDQWATKGGLVKIDWTKAPFTAFYRNFNDATACFWSGGNAGKSSCTGSSDHAWMNEQLNTTSQEKMRWVRKNYMVYNYCNDIKRFPLGFPAECSLLKT